The window CCTATGCCGATTTGCCGCTCAAGTTTGAGGCAGGAACCGCCAACTTCATTGGGGCCGTTGGTCTTGCTGAGGCTATCCGTTACGTTCAGTCGCTTGGAATGGTCAACATTGCTGCCCACGAAGAGCAGCTGCTTCGTTATGCCACCGAAAAGTTACTCTCCATTCCCGGGTTAACCATCTATGGAAATGCACCGCATAAGGTAAGCCTCATATCATTTCTGTTGAAAGATATTCACCACTATGATACCGGCATGATATTAGATAAGCTAGGGGTGGCCGTAAGAACTGGCACGCATTGCACCGAACCGGTTATGCAGCACTTTGGAATTGGTGGAACGGTTAGAGCCTCTTTTGGCCTCTACAACACCATGGAGGAGGTAGACAAGCTCTACCAAGCATTGCTGAAGGTGAAGGAGATGTTTGAATAGCAAGATTTGTAATTGAATGGATGGGTAAAAATGCCACATCAGCAGAATTAATAAATAATGCCATGACCTTAGAAAAAGTTCAGGAAGAAATTGTTGACGAATTCAGTAGTCTCGACCAATGGATGGACCGTTACGCCTACCTCATCGAGCTTGGTAAGAATGTTCCTGCCATCGATCCAAAGTTCAAGACAGACCAATACGTAATCAAGGGATGCCAGAGCCGAGTTTGGATTAATGCCGAGCTGCAGGACGACAGCATTGTCTTTACCGCCGATAGCGACGCCATTATCACCAAGGGCATTATTGCCCTGCTTATTAGGGCGCTTTCTGGAAGGACTCCTGATGAGATAATCAACTCTGACCTACACTTTATCAACCAGATAGGGCTTAAGGAGAATCTTTCTCCCACCAGAGCCAATGGCCTACTTGCCATGATTAAGCAGATGAAGCTTTATGCTATGGCCTTTAAATCAAAATTAAATAGCTAGAAAACATGGAATTACGACCTATTCCCGATATTGAGGCCGATATTGTTAAGGTATTAAAGAACGTGTATGATCCGGAAATTCCGGTAAACATATACGACCTAGGTCTCATTTACGAAGTAAACATCGACGACAGCCGCAAGGTGGAGGTGAAGCTTACCCTCACCGCGCCCAACTGCCCCATGGCCGACCAACTGATTATGGAGGTAAACGACAGGGTTGCTGAAATTACGGGCGTTACCGATGTGGTTATAAACCTCACCTTCGACCCACCCTGGGACAAAAGCATGATGAGCGAGGAGGCCATGCTCGAACTTGGGTTTATGTAATCAAAATTCGATTTCTCGTTACGTGGTGGTTGATTTTTTTTAACGATACCGCTAGCATAGGGGAGAAAAATATTAACTTTGCACTCCGCTGGCCCCGTAGTTCAGCTGAATACCCGCCTGACCAACAGGAATATTGGGTATAAAATGTTTTGAATTCGGGACGACTTGGCTGCTAAGATTAGATTTGCCCACAAGCAGTCGGGCAGGGAACGTCAGATTCCGGTTAATATGTATTACGTATATGTAATAGAAAGTATTAATTTTGGAAGGTATTACAAGGGGATGACCCAAAACCTTGAGCAGCGGCTTAGGGAACATAATGCGGGAAAAACTAGGTCTAACAAAGCTTTTGCCCCATTTAGGTTAGTTTATGTTGAGGAGTTTGCTGTACGAGAGGATGCCAGAAAACGAGAAAAGTATTTCAAGTCCAGCGCAGGAAAACGATATTTAGAAGCAAAAATAATAAGGCCCCGTAGTTCAGCTGAATAGAACGTCAGATTCCGGTTCTGAAGGTCACAGGTTTGAATCCTGTCGGGGTCACAACTAAGGGATAGGCAGAAATGTTTATCCCTTTTGCTTTGAGATAAATTCAACGAACCCGTAAGACAGGATCATGAGCCAAAGGCGAGCTAATCCGCTCCCAGCACTCCATACCAACCAAACATTCCTTGCCGGCGTTATGCCCGTTAAGGTTACCAGCGTTCAGGGTAGCAACGGCATCTTTACCGGAATGGGTGAGGTATACCTACCCATAGCGGGTGTGGGGCTCAGCTGCACCTTCAACAAAATTGGCATAAACACCACCTACCAGCTCATTAGCGGCGAGGTGATAACCACCAAGAGTAAGAATACAACCATATACGGTAGCGGGGGAGTAACGGTGCTCGATACCCTGCACCTCGATAACCCCATCGATACCATTATAGTAAACCCCAACGGCGATGTGGCCGTTGTGTCGGGAGGCGACACCACCTTTATCCCGCTGGCCAACCAGCCAGTGGTTATCTATCCCCCCACGGGAGGCGGAGCTGGGACTACCACCGGTGGCACCACCGGGAATGGCGGAGGCGACGGAGCTGGCGCGGGAGGATCCACCGGAGGAGGTGGCACCACCAGCTATGGCGATGGGCCACTTATTGTAGAGAACGGCACCGTGAAGCCATACAACCCCGCGGGCGACCTGCCAACGGCCTTCTTCCACAAGGCCTCCATGTCTACCTACGGTTATGACTCGCTGGCCTACGAGGCGCTGCGCAGCTACTACCCCATAGCCACCATTAACGGTAGGGAGGTGGGAATACCCTACAAGGCGCTGCCGGTGAGTGGCAGCGACAACGTGGTGCTGGAGCTAAAGCCCGGCAGCAGCAAGATTACCACCGACAGCCTCACCATTGATGTGCAGACCAACGCCAAGGTGGCTAAAAAGGACGTGATGGGTAACAACAAACTCATGGTTTCGCTGCAGGGGCTTTCCGAGGGCGAGGAGCCCATAATAGTGCGCTACACCAAGCACAATGCCGATGGCAAAACCGAGCAGGTGGACATTGGTGCCGCCAAGGCGGTGGTATACCAGCCGCAGCCCATGAAGCTGGTGGTGGTGCCGCTGGCCGGAACAACCGCTCCAGACGCAGGTGCGCTACAAAGCCAGCTCAGCGCCATTTACGGCCAGGCGGTAACCTCGTGGACGGTTACGGTGACAGCACCGTTTGCCTACACCATACCCGGTGGCCAGCTGGAGTTTGGCTCCAGCGAAATGGCCAGCAGCTACACCGAGGGCATGAACAACCTTATTGATGCCTACAAGGTGGCCAACCCCACGCTGGAGGATGGCACCTACTACCTCTTTGTGGTGCCGCGCTTTAGCGATGCCACGCTGCAGGGCTACATGCCCCGTGCCCGTAGGTTTGGCTTCATTGCACAGAGCTCCACCGATGCCCGCACGCTAGCCCACGAGCTGGGCCATGGCGCCTTTAACCTGGAGCACACCTTCCCCGTGCTGCCGCAGGGCACCACCGACAACCTCATGGACTACAACGGTGGCCCCCGCCTTATTAAGCCCCAGTGGGACCTAATTCACAACCCGGAACTGACAACGGGGTTGCTGGATGATGAGACGGATGCGGCGAGTATTTATGAAAGTAGAAATATTGATTTTTCAGATGTAGCCAAAGATATTTCATCATACATAGGTGACAAACAATATATAACATATTTAACTCCAGCAGGCCTCCCAATAACTCTGCCATCAAATGCATTAGTAAATTTCACGGGTGTTTGTAAAGAAAACAATACAAATAAAACAGTGAACCTAGCCATACCAGATGGCCCATTATTAACATTTAAAGTTGGGAATCAAATTTATGTTGGAAATTTTTTGCCCAGTGATAATAAATTGATTTTTAAAGGTTATACTTTAAAAGTAAATGGCCA is drawn from Williamwhitmania sp. and contains these coding sequences:
- a CDS encoding aminotransferase class V-fold PLP-dependent enzyme, which encodes YADLPLKFEAGTANFIGAVGLAEAIRYVQSLGMVNIAAHEEQLLRYATEKLLSIPGLTIYGNAPHKVSLISFLLKDIHHYDTGMILDKLGVAVRTGTHCTEPVMQHFGIGGTVRASFGLYNTMEEVDKLYQALLKVKEMFE
- a CDS encoding SufE family protein encodes the protein MTLEKVQEEIVDEFSSLDQWMDRYAYLIELGKNVPAIDPKFKTDQYVIKGCQSRVWINAELQDDSIVFTADSDAIITKGIIALLIRALSGRTPDEIINSDLHFINQIGLKENLSPTRANGLLAMIKQMKLYAMAFKSKLNS
- a CDS encoding iron-sulfur cluster assembly protein — encoded protein: MELRPIPDIEADIVKVLKNVYDPEIPVNIYDLGLIYEVNIDDSRKVEVKLTLTAPNCPMADQLIMEVNDRVAEITGVTDVVINLTFDPPWDKSMMSEEAMLELGFM
- a CDS encoding GIY-YIG nuclease family protein, giving the protein MAAKIRFAHKQSGRERQIPVNMYYVYVIESINFGRYYKGMTQNLEQRLREHNAGKTRSNKAFAPFRLVYVEEFAVREDARKREKYFKSSAGKRYLEAKIIRPRSSAE